In the Flavisolibacter tropicus genome, one interval contains:
- a CDS encoding alpha/beta fold hydrolase, giving the protein MNQTFTLPDGRQLGYCLYGEPENQPCLYFHGTPSSRLEPQLLGAYNIDLNLLLYKAELFLIAIDRPGMGLSTFNPKGDFINFAADVQLLLQHLGVSSCPVLAWSGGGPYALAIAHHYPRLISSVSIVCGFTRPFAKGVLQLMGKNKWYFRLAKYTPWMLKKGMNIIRKQRVRKAPPQWITGLPYVDYAYFKNGIRVISQLTLKEACRNSAEGAVHEARSYFNDFGFALSDIQQPVHYWWGTADMTVIRLHAEAVEQQVQNAVMHYRDKEGHVSIYVNCFEEILAQLSRV; this is encoded by the coding sequence ATGAACCAAACCTTTACACTGCCGGATGGAAGACAGCTCGGCTATTGTTTGTACGGAGAGCCAGAGAACCAGCCCTGCCTGTATTTTCATGGTACACCCAGCTCGCGCCTGGAACCACAGTTATTAGGAGCCTATAACATTGATCTCAATCTTTTGCTATACAAAGCTGAATTGTTTCTGATTGCAATAGATCGGCCGGGTATGGGACTATCTACGTTTAACCCTAAGGGTGACTTTATCAACTTTGCAGCTGATGTGCAGTTACTATTACAGCATTTAGGAGTCAGTAGTTGCCCCGTGTTGGCCTGGTCGGGTGGGGGACCTTATGCATTGGCTATTGCACACCATTATCCACGGCTTATTTCATCGGTTTCCATAGTCTGCGGCTTTACACGTCCCTTTGCCAAAGGCGTACTTCAACTGATGGGCAAGAACAAATGGTATTTCCGGCTGGCTAAGTATACACCCTGGATGCTAAAAAAAGGCATGAATATTATACGGAAACAGCGGGTAAGAAAGGCGCCTCCCCAATGGATCACAGGATTGCCTTATGTAGACTATGCTTATTTTAAAAACGGTATACGGGTAATTTCGCAGCTCACGCTAAAAGAAGCCTGCCGGAACAGTGCAGAGGGAGCTGTGCATGAGGCCCGCTCTTATTTCAATGACTTTGGTTTCGCACTGTCAGATATACAACAACCTGTACATTATTGGTGGGGAACAGCAGATATGACAGTAATACGATTACATGCAGAAGCGGTAGAACAGCAAGTACAAAACGCGGTTATGCATTACCGGGACAAGGAAGGGCACGTGTCGATTTATGTGAATTGTTTTGAAGAGATATTGGCGCAGTTAAGTCGGGTTTAG
- a CDS encoding GNAT family N-acetyltransferase, whose protein sequence is MNLTIREATKDDAMLIADLSQQTFYDTFAADNKKEDMDMFLNKQFTKGRLVLEVGAPGNIFLLAYNNGEVAGYAKLREGKQPKSLGTKNAMEIARLYAVTAMIGKGIGRALMQACIDKARAMGKEMIWLGVWERNQRAIDFYHKWGFEKFTEWDFLLGRDLQRDWLMKKSL, encoded by the coding sequence ATGAACTTGACCATTCGGGAAGCTACCAAGGACGATGCGATGCTGATTGCAGATTTGAGTCAGCAAACCTTTTACGACACCTTTGCAGCCGATAATAAGAAGGAGGATATGGACATGTTTTTAAACAAACAGTTCACAAAGGGTCGTCTGGTTCTGGAAGTAGGGGCGCCAGGCAATATCTTCCTTCTGGCTTATAACAATGGGGAGGTGGCTGGGTATGCCAAACTACGTGAAGGCAAACAACCTAAAAGCCTGGGCACCAAAAATGCCATGGAAATAGCCCGGCTGTATGCTGTAACGGCTATGATCGGGAAAGGAATAGGCCGTGCGCTGATGCAGGCCTGTATAGATAAGGCCAGGGCCATGGGAAAGGAAATGATCTGGCTGGGCGTCTGGGAGCGCAACCAGCGCGCTATTGACTTTTACCACAAATGGGGCTTTGAAAAGTTTACGGAGTGGGATTTCCTGCTGGGTCGAGATCTGCAACGCGATTGGCTGATGAAGAAGTCACTTTAG